Proteins from one Danaus plexippus chromosome 2, MEX_DaPlex, whole genome shotgun sequence genomic window:
- the LOC116779346 gene encoding rho guanine nucleotide exchange factor 7 isoform X4: MSVENCLVKAIYSFKGKNNDELCFKKGDIITVTQKEEGGWWEGTLGETTGWFPSNYVTEYKDTSGSLTTSPIRAASEIQAFRNVVLKDIIDSEKAHVAEMQGLVSNFLQPLEKSDILVKDEFKQLTGNINEVLQVHEQFLSLLEECAMKTGPDQRVGGLFLQWAPKIKTVHLTYCGGHPKAVCVLDKYKEELNTWMENAGAVCPGVLVLTAGLSKPFRRLGKYPAMLQELARHVHEAHPDRGDTHRASVVYKDIVSACAALRRQKELELQVVTGEVRGWPGGELTSLGDVLHMGSVAVGPSHQDRYLVLFPSALLLLSVSKRVSAFVYEGCLPLTGINVCKLEDSDTRKNAFEISGPMIDTIVAVCQTRAEADNWVSLLQKHSNNSSPSHEPSQPQSLPHMALSDSNNELSSGLTSHKRSHSFNNHQSFTQHTQQTQKNKSKNQSARWLLNSCDSLDQSPAKSKIPIGKKFPSVDFTDAADISYISKGWSITCLRPAPPLRPQSFTVGSDENIGPTHPYAPHQRKSNSYEEDALILKVIEAYCTSARCRNAVSSVPNIPLEIFESTRRRHAKTRNRIISWLLE, from the exons ATGTCTGTTGAGAATTGCTTAGTGAAGGCAATTTATTCATTCAAGGGTAAAAACAATGATGAATTATGTTTCAAGAAAGGTGACATTATTACAGTCACTCAGAAGGAGGAAGGTGGCTGGTGGGAGGGAACATTAGGTGAAACAACAGGATGGTTCCCTAGTAACTATGTTACTGAATATaaag ATACTTCTGGGTCACTGACCACATCACCAATAAGAGCAGCTTCAGAAATACAGGCTTTTAGAAATGTAGTTCTAAAAGACATAATTGATTCAGAAAAGGCTCATGTAGCGGAAATGCAGGGTCTTGTCAGCAATTTCTTGCAGCCATTAGAAAAGAGTGATAT ATTGGTTAAAGATGAATTTAAGCAGCTAACCGGAAATATAAATGAGGTGCTGCAAGTACATGAGCAGTTCCTCTCTCTTTTAGAGGAATGTGCAATGAAGACAGGGCCAGACCAAAGAGTGGGAGGGTTATTCTTACAGTGGGCGCCAAAGATCAAGACAGTACATCTGACATACTGTGGTGGACACCCCAAAGCAGTCTGCGTTCTTGATAAATACAA GGAAGAACTAAATACCTGGATGGAAAATGCCGGAGCAGTGTGTCCGGGGGTTCTTGTTCTTACTGCCGGTTTATCAAAACCATTCCGACGTCTCGGAAAATACCCTGCCATGTTGCAAGAACTGGCTCGCCATGTCCATGAAGCTCATCCAGACAGGGGTGACACTCATAGAGCATCTGTTGTTTACAAAGATATAGTT AGTGCCTGTGCAGCTTTGAGGCGTCAGAAGGAGTTGGAACTTCAAGTTGTGACGGGTGAAGTCCGTGGCTGGCCTGGTGGTGAGCTCACGTCACTCGGCGATGTTTTACACATGGGTAGTGTTGCAGTTGGACCGTCACATCAGGATAGATATCTCGTACTCTTTCCTTCGGCTTTGCTACTACTATCAGTTAGTAAACGCGTATCTGCGTTTGTTTACGAG GGATGTCTTCCATTAACTGGTATAAATGTATGCAAGCTAGAGGATTCAGATACAAGGAAAAATGCATTTGAAATAAGTGGTCCAATGATAGATACTATTGTTGCTGTTTGCCAAACCAGAGCTGAAGCTGATAATTGGGTCAGCTTGCTTCAGAAGCACTCGAACAACAGCAGCCCTTCACATGAGCCTTCCCAGCCGCAATCACTACCTCAT ATGGCCTTGAGCGACAGCAATAACGAATTGTCCTCTGGTCTCACTAGTCACAAGAGATCCCATTCATTCAACAATCATCAAAGCTTCACACAGCACACGCAGCAAACACAAAAGAATAAGTCAAAAAATCAATCGGCGCGTTGGCTCCTAAACTCCTGTGACTCACTCGATCAATCGCCAGCTAAATCAAAAATACCTATTGGAAAGAAATTCCCATCCGTGGATTTCACCGACGCAGCAGACATAAGCTACATTAGTAAAG GGTGGAGCATAACATGTCTTCGTCCGGCGCCGCCTTTACGTCCGCAGTCATTTACTGTGGGTTCAGATGAGAACATCGGCCCCACACACCCGTACGCGCCCCACCAGAGGAAATCAAACTCCTACGAGGAAGATGCCCTCATACTGAAGGTCATAGAGGCTTATTGCACTTCCGCCCGGTGTCGCAACGCTGTTAGTTCGG TACCCAATATACCACTGGAGATATTCGAGTCTACAAGGAGGAGACACGCAAAGACAAGAAATCGTATAATCAGTTGgttattagaataa
- the LOC116779346 gene encoding rho guanine nucleotide exchange factor 7 isoform X2, producing the protein MSVENCLVKAIYSFKGKNNDELCFKKGDIITVTQKEEGGWWEGTLGETTGWFPSNYVTEYKDTSGSLTTSPIRAASEIQAFRNVVLKDIIDSEKAHVAEMQGLVSNFLQPLEKSDILVKDEFKQLTGNINEVLQVHEQFLSLLEECAMKTGPDQRVGGLFLQWAPKIKTVHLTYCGGHPKAVCVLDKYKEELNTWMENAGAVCPGVLVLTAGLSKPFRRLGKYPAMLQELARHVHEAHPDRGDTHRASVVYKDIVSACAALRRQKELELQVVTGEVRGWPGGELTSLGDVLHMGSVAVGPSHQDRYLVLFPSALLLLSVSKRVSAFVYEGCLPLTGINVCKLEDSDTRKNAFEISGPMIDTIVAVCQTRAEADNWVSLLQKHSNNSSPSHEPSQPQSLPHMALSDSNNELSSGLTSHKRSHSFNNHQSFTQHTQQTQKNKSKNQSARWLLNSCDSLDQSPAKSKIPIGKKFPSVDFTDAADISYISKGWSITCLRPAPPLRPQSFTVGSDENIGPTHPYAPHQRKSNSYEEDALILKVIEAYCTSARCRNAVSSVDYSHYNFGKVQYHAPATNMPLTHTKLSVTSDRSTKVKRNKSSADAYMYRAPDRRLVPDRKYNLNRSNPNLWDCAERRRTNLIGGNERRSGSQPSLVPLRATTSPHPIQPSQPPRSARSSTWCCGTFVKQLTKSHHFD; encoded by the exons ATGTCTGTTGAGAATTGCTTAGTGAAGGCAATTTATTCATTCAAGGGTAAAAACAATGATGAATTATGTTTCAAGAAAGGTGACATTATTACAGTCACTCAGAAGGAGGAAGGTGGCTGGTGGGAGGGAACATTAGGTGAAACAACAGGATGGTTCCCTAGTAACTATGTTACTGAATATaaag ATACTTCTGGGTCACTGACCACATCACCAATAAGAGCAGCTTCAGAAATACAGGCTTTTAGAAATGTAGTTCTAAAAGACATAATTGATTCAGAAAAGGCTCATGTAGCGGAAATGCAGGGTCTTGTCAGCAATTTCTTGCAGCCATTAGAAAAGAGTGATAT ATTGGTTAAAGATGAATTTAAGCAGCTAACCGGAAATATAAATGAGGTGCTGCAAGTACATGAGCAGTTCCTCTCTCTTTTAGAGGAATGTGCAATGAAGACAGGGCCAGACCAAAGAGTGGGAGGGTTATTCTTACAGTGGGCGCCAAAGATCAAGACAGTACATCTGACATACTGTGGTGGACACCCCAAAGCAGTCTGCGTTCTTGATAAATACAA GGAAGAACTAAATACCTGGATGGAAAATGCCGGAGCAGTGTGTCCGGGGGTTCTTGTTCTTACTGCCGGTTTATCAAAACCATTCCGACGTCTCGGAAAATACCCTGCCATGTTGCAAGAACTGGCTCGCCATGTCCATGAAGCTCATCCAGACAGGGGTGACACTCATAGAGCATCTGTTGTTTACAAAGATATAGTT AGTGCCTGTGCAGCTTTGAGGCGTCAGAAGGAGTTGGAACTTCAAGTTGTGACGGGTGAAGTCCGTGGCTGGCCTGGTGGTGAGCTCACGTCACTCGGCGATGTTTTACACATGGGTAGTGTTGCAGTTGGACCGTCACATCAGGATAGATATCTCGTACTCTTTCCTTCGGCTTTGCTACTACTATCAGTTAGTAAACGCGTATCTGCGTTTGTTTACGAG GGATGTCTTCCATTAACTGGTATAAATGTATGCAAGCTAGAGGATTCAGATACAAGGAAAAATGCATTTGAAATAAGTGGTCCAATGATAGATACTATTGTTGCTGTTTGCCAAACCAGAGCTGAAGCTGATAATTGGGTCAGCTTGCTTCAGAAGCACTCGAACAACAGCAGCCCTTCACATGAGCCTTCCCAGCCGCAATCACTACCTCAT ATGGCCTTGAGCGACAGCAATAACGAATTGTCCTCTGGTCTCACTAGTCACAAGAGATCCCATTCATTCAACAATCATCAAAGCTTCACACAGCACACGCAGCAAACACAAAAGAATAAGTCAAAAAATCAATCGGCGCGTTGGCTCCTAAACTCCTGTGACTCACTCGATCAATCGCCAGCTAAATCAAAAATACCTATTGGAAAGAAATTCCCATCCGTGGATTTCACCGACGCAGCAGACATAAGCTACATTAGTAAAG GGTGGAGCATAACATGTCTTCGTCCGGCGCCGCCTTTACGTCCGCAGTCATTTACTGTGGGTTCAGATGAGAACATCGGCCCCACACACCCGTACGCGCCCCACCAGAGGAAATCAAACTCCTACGAGGAAGATGCCCTCATACTGAAGGTCATAGAGGCTTATTGCACTTCCGCCCGGTGTCGCAACGCTGTTAGTTCGG TGGACTACTCCCATTATAATTTCGGTAAAGTACAATATCATGCACCCGCTACTAACATGCCTCTTACGCACACTAAACTGTCGGTGACGTCAGACAGGAGTACCAAAGTGAAGCGGAACAAGAGCTCGGCCGACGCTTACATGTACCGGGCACCTGATAGGAGATTAGTGCCGGATAGGAAGTACAACCTGAATAGATCTAATCCAAATCTATGGGATTGCGCTGAGCGGAGGCGGACGAATCTGATTGGTGGGAACGAACGGAGGAGCGGCTCCCAGCCGAGTCTCGTGCCCCTTCGCGCTACCACTTCCCCCCATCCAATCCAGCCGTCACAACCGCCACGCTCAGCGCGTTCGTCTACATGGTGCTGTGGGACATTCGTCAAGCAGCTAACTAAATCCCATCATTTCGACTGA
- the LOC116779346 gene encoding rho guanine nucleotide exchange factor 7 isoform X3, translating to MSVENCLVKAIYSFKGKNNDELCFKKGDIITVTQKEEGGWWEGTLGETTGWFPSNYVTEYKDTSGSLTTSPIRAASEIQAFRNVVLKDIIDSEKAHVAEMQGLVSNFLQPLEKSDILVKDEFKQLTGNINEVLQVHEQFLSLLEECAMKTGPDQRVGGLFLQWAPKIKTVHLTYCGGHPKAVCVLDKYKEELNTWMENAGAVCPGVLVLTAGLSKPFRRLGKYPAMLQELARHVHEAHPDRGDTHRASVVYKDIVSACAALRRQKELELQVVTGEVRGWPGGELTSLGDVLHMGSVAVGPSHQDRYLVLFPSALLLLSVSKRVSAFVYEGCLPLTGINVCKLEDSDTRKNAFEISGPMIDTIVAVCQTRAEADNWVSLLQKHSNNSSPSHEPSQPQSLPHMALSDSNNELSSGLTSHKRSHSFNNHQSFTQHTQQTQKNKSKNQSARWLLNSCDSLDQSPAKSKIPIGKKFPSVDFTDAADISYISKGWSITCLRPAPPLRPQSFTVGSDENIGPTHPYAPHQRKSNSYEEDALILKVIEAYCTSARCRNAVSSECDDESPVSIEALVRSPSLPIHSTSNHGSPSLWTIVMRLQNDIKTLKLDFKNLQLQLNEERQERTLAIAALQSRNIFKDAKESKC from the exons ATGTCTGTTGAGAATTGCTTAGTGAAGGCAATTTATTCATTCAAGGGTAAAAACAATGATGAATTATGTTTCAAGAAAGGTGACATTATTACAGTCACTCAGAAGGAGGAAGGTGGCTGGTGGGAGGGAACATTAGGTGAAACAACAGGATGGTTCCCTAGTAACTATGTTACTGAATATaaag ATACTTCTGGGTCACTGACCACATCACCAATAAGAGCAGCTTCAGAAATACAGGCTTTTAGAAATGTAGTTCTAAAAGACATAATTGATTCAGAAAAGGCTCATGTAGCGGAAATGCAGGGTCTTGTCAGCAATTTCTTGCAGCCATTAGAAAAGAGTGATAT ATTGGTTAAAGATGAATTTAAGCAGCTAACCGGAAATATAAATGAGGTGCTGCAAGTACATGAGCAGTTCCTCTCTCTTTTAGAGGAATGTGCAATGAAGACAGGGCCAGACCAAAGAGTGGGAGGGTTATTCTTACAGTGGGCGCCAAAGATCAAGACAGTACATCTGACATACTGTGGTGGACACCCCAAAGCAGTCTGCGTTCTTGATAAATACAA GGAAGAACTAAATACCTGGATGGAAAATGCCGGAGCAGTGTGTCCGGGGGTTCTTGTTCTTACTGCCGGTTTATCAAAACCATTCCGACGTCTCGGAAAATACCCTGCCATGTTGCAAGAACTGGCTCGCCATGTCCATGAAGCTCATCCAGACAGGGGTGACACTCATAGAGCATCTGTTGTTTACAAAGATATAGTT AGTGCCTGTGCAGCTTTGAGGCGTCAGAAGGAGTTGGAACTTCAAGTTGTGACGGGTGAAGTCCGTGGCTGGCCTGGTGGTGAGCTCACGTCACTCGGCGATGTTTTACACATGGGTAGTGTTGCAGTTGGACCGTCACATCAGGATAGATATCTCGTACTCTTTCCTTCGGCTTTGCTACTACTATCAGTTAGTAAACGCGTATCTGCGTTTGTTTACGAG GGATGTCTTCCATTAACTGGTATAAATGTATGCAAGCTAGAGGATTCAGATACAAGGAAAAATGCATTTGAAATAAGTGGTCCAATGATAGATACTATTGTTGCTGTTTGCCAAACCAGAGCTGAAGCTGATAATTGGGTCAGCTTGCTTCAGAAGCACTCGAACAACAGCAGCCCTTCACATGAGCCTTCCCAGCCGCAATCACTACCTCAT ATGGCCTTGAGCGACAGCAATAACGAATTGTCCTCTGGTCTCACTAGTCACAAGAGATCCCATTCATTCAACAATCATCAAAGCTTCACACAGCACACGCAGCAAACACAAAAGAATAAGTCAAAAAATCAATCGGCGCGTTGGCTCCTAAACTCCTGTGACTCACTCGATCAATCGCCAGCTAAATCAAAAATACCTATTGGAAAGAAATTCCCATCCGTGGATTTCACCGACGCAGCAGACATAAGCTACATTAGTAAAG GGTGGAGCATAACATGTCTTCGTCCGGCGCCGCCTTTACGTCCGCAGTCATTTACTGTGGGTTCAGATGAGAACATCGGCCCCACACACCCGTACGCGCCCCACCAGAGGAAATCAAACTCCTACGAGGAAGATGCCCTCATACTGAAGGTCATAGAGGCTTATTGCACTTCCGCCCGGTGTCGCAACGCTGTTAGTTCGG AATGTGACGACGAATCCCCAGTGTCAATAGAGGCCTTAGTTAGATCTCCGTCGCTGCCAATTCACTCCACTTCGAATCACGGGTCGCCGAGCCTGTGGACTATTGTAATGCGATTACAAAacgatataaaaacattgaaattagACTTTAAAAACTTGCAACTTCAACTGAACGAAGAGAGACAGGAGAGAACTCTCGCCATTGCTGCTTTGCAATcgcgtaatatttttaaagatgcaAAAGaaagtaaatgttaa
- the LOC116779346 gene encoding uncharacterized protein LOC116779346 isoform X1: MSVENCLVKAIYSFKGKNNDELCFKKGDIITVTQKEEGGWWEGTLGETTGWFPSNYVTEYKDTSGSLTTSPIRAASEIQAFRNVVLKDIIDSEKAHVAEMQGLVSNFLQPLEKSDILVKDEFKQLTGNINEVLQVHEQFLSLLEECAMKTGPDQRVGGLFLQWAPKIKTVHLTYCGGHPKAVCVLDKYKEELNTWMENAGAVCPGVLVLTAGLSKPFRRLGKYPAMLQELARHVHEAHPDRGDTHRASVVYKDIVSACAALRRQKELELQVVTGEVRGWPGGELTSLGDVLHMGSVAVGPSHQDRYLVLFPSALLLLSVSKRVSAFVYEGCLPLTGINVCKLEDSDTRKNAFEISGPMIDTIVAVCQTRAEADNWVSLLQKHSNNSSPSHEPSQPQSLPHLTRSPSEGALSSINSSRRSLYHVTLPPSHYPSASPYYSLTKYFARLVKKKVITRQMLRKLLHEKPWAKAFELTGLPVMRRHKNHIKLKIDNDGTIAETDYSDSDRNSEDSDREVETTESCSTSSCTNSASAGTNNSSKMMRQDAVESIGPRTISSSCSSWCSNFGYVRYFDTSTDMMLDAPNPKGDCTKNIFASVPKRADANVNEYNLQKSSKSNNLNVCIPYQHSGSAENSSLEIKNYMACEDLVNMDQDMQINNFVDETDYVPTRRSFPNYSVRNDIPKLWKSTEERYTREEEINNNLMISDLLQVLDPPSPKNSRDSFLESLIIDPPPMFRNENDDLKILNVNLNANVPFRKHSLNSDKKIRRSTSRSMVETDKKNNNGHLERMSSQSETSKVRRKCECCNRSLCPSPRSSDSGVAGSCNLASPDLNMHGNDSDSHEKTSNDMKDSLNNLSDSNFNNRKSTLSEIEAATFEDQCRCTSPFGSTARTSCVTSVTSEISLDVKDLSKANVTSTFTAHPPVPSPEIKRTSIRRNIELYVPEIKIKPAVPPRIYRKPSTHLEIPKNVRHHMPCQWSTLNITERTKPSLHYHMRIYREKPEDNMHRLSRKDMTRNCDVFNKEHKRKDEKTSTSQKTRSRSEDLAKLQNGLTEAQTGFVVYRSDLYAHWWMKAKLPITVVTDSDGLERQQ; encoded by the exons ATGTCTGTTGAGAATTGCTTAGTGAAGGCAATTTATTCATTCAAGGGTAAAAACAATGATGAATTATGTTTCAAGAAAGGTGACATTATTACAGTCACTCAGAAGGAGGAAGGTGGCTGGTGGGAGGGAACATTAGGTGAAACAACAGGATGGTTCCCTAGTAACTATGTTACTGAATATaaag ATACTTCTGGGTCACTGACCACATCACCAATAAGAGCAGCTTCAGAAATACAGGCTTTTAGAAATGTAGTTCTAAAAGACATAATTGATTCAGAAAAGGCTCATGTAGCGGAAATGCAGGGTCTTGTCAGCAATTTCTTGCAGCCATTAGAAAAGAGTGATAT ATTGGTTAAAGATGAATTTAAGCAGCTAACCGGAAATATAAATGAGGTGCTGCAAGTACATGAGCAGTTCCTCTCTCTTTTAGAGGAATGTGCAATGAAGACAGGGCCAGACCAAAGAGTGGGAGGGTTATTCTTACAGTGGGCGCCAAAGATCAAGACAGTACATCTGACATACTGTGGTGGACACCCCAAAGCAGTCTGCGTTCTTGATAAATACAA GGAAGAACTAAATACCTGGATGGAAAATGCCGGAGCAGTGTGTCCGGGGGTTCTTGTTCTTACTGCCGGTTTATCAAAACCATTCCGACGTCTCGGAAAATACCCTGCCATGTTGCAAGAACTGGCTCGCCATGTCCATGAAGCTCATCCAGACAGGGGTGACACTCATAGAGCATCTGTTGTTTACAAAGATATAGTT AGTGCCTGTGCAGCTTTGAGGCGTCAGAAGGAGTTGGAACTTCAAGTTGTGACGGGTGAAGTCCGTGGCTGGCCTGGTGGTGAGCTCACGTCACTCGGCGATGTTTTACACATGGGTAGTGTTGCAGTTGGACCGTCACATCAGGATAGATATCTCGTACTCTTTCCTTCGGCTTTGCTACTACTATCAGTTAGTAAACGCGTATCTGCGTTTGTTTACGAG GGATGTCTTCCATTAACTGGTATAAATGTATGCAAGCTAGAGGATTCAGATACAAGGAAAAATGCATTTGAAATAAGTGGTCCAATGATAGATACTATTGTTGCTGTTTGCCAAACCAGAGCTGAAGCTGATAATTGGGTCAGCTTGCTTCAGAAGCACTCGAACAACAGCAGCCCTTCACATGAGCCTTCCCAGCCGCAATCACTACCTCAT tTGACCCGATCTCCTTCTGAAGGGGCTCTCTCTAGCATCAACTCTAGTAGACGCAGTTTATATCACGTGACCCTGCCACCGTCGCACTATCCGTCCGCATCCCCatattattcattaacaaaatattttgcaaggTTGGTCAAAAAAAAGGTCATCACTAGGCAAATGTTGCGTAAACTTCTACACGAAAAGCCTTGGGCTAAAGCGTTCGAACTCACAGGCCTGCCAGTGATGAGACGACATAAAAATCACATAAAGCTCAAAATAGATAATGATGGAACTATCGCTGAAACTGATTATTCTGATAGCGATAGGAATTCTGAAGACAGTGATAGGGAAGTGGAAACGACTGAAAGTTGTTCCACTTCAAGCTGCACTAACTCAGCATCAGCTGGCACGAATAATTCATCTAAAATGATGAGACAGGATGCAGTCGAAAGTATCGGACCTAGAACAATTTCTTCTTCCTGTAGCAGTTGGTGTAGCAATTTTGGTTACGTCAGATACTTTGATACGTCAACAGACATGATGCTCGATGCACCAAACCCAAAAGGTGACTgcacgaaaaatatatttgcttcTGTACCTAAAAGAGCAGATGCCaatgtaaatgaatataatttacaaaaatcttcGAAATCcaataatttgaatgtttgCATCCCTTACCAACATTCCGGTAGCGCAGAAAATTCtagtttagaaataaaaaattatatggctTGTGAAGATTTAGTGAATATGGATCAGgatatgcaaataaataattttgtcgaCGAGACAGATTATGTGCCGACGAGGCGAAGCTTTCCTAACTACAGCGTAAGAAACGATATCCCAAAGTTGTGGAAGTCCACCGAAGAAAGGTATACAAGAGaagaagaaattaataacaatcttATGATATCTGATTTATTACAAGTTCTTGATCCTCCATCGCCTAAAAATTCACGAGATTCTTTTCTAGAATCACTTATAATAGATCCACCTCCGATGTTTCGTAACGAAAATGACGACCTTAAAATTCTAAATGTGAATCTAAACGCCAACGTTCCTTTCCGAAAGCATTCACTAAACTCGGACAAAAAGATTAGACGTTCGACGTCAAGGTCAATGGTGGAGAcggataagaaaaataataatggacATTTGGAGAGAATGAGTTCACAGTCTGAAACGTCTAAAGTTAGGCGAAAATGTGAATGCTGCAATCGTTCTTTATGTCCAAGTCCCAGATCTTCAGACTCTGGGGTCGCTGGTAGCTGCAATTTAGCGTCACCTGATTTAAACATGCACGGCAATGATTCGGATAGCCATGAGAAAACATCAAATGACATGAAAGATTCTCTCAACAATCTATCTGATAGTAACTTCAATAACAGAAAGTCAACTTTATCTGAAATCGAAGCAGCGACATTTGAAGATCAATGTAGATGTACGTCTCCTTTCGGGTCGACTGCTAGAACCTCGTGTGTGACAAGTGTAACCTCCGAAATTAGTCTAGACGTGAAGGATTTATCTAAAGCAAACGTAACATCTACCTTCACCGCCCATCCACCAGTGCCCTCTCCCGAAATCAAACGAACATCGATCAGAAGGAACATCGAGCTATACGTGccggaaattaaaattaagccAGCGGTTCCACCACGTATTTATAGGAAGCCAAGCACCCATTTGGAGATACCAAAAAATGTGCGACATCACATGCCATGTCAATGGAGCACATTGAATATTACTGAACGAACAAAACCGAGCTTGCATTATCACATGCGGATATACCGGGAGAAACCGGAAGATAATATGCACAGACTATCAAGAAAAGATATGACAAGAAATTGCGATGTTTTCAATAAAGAACACAAACGGAAGGATGAAAAGACTTCGACATCCCAAAAGACGCGGTCACGTAGCGAGGATTTGGCCAAACTGCAGAACGGTTTAACGGAAGCTCAGACTGGTTTCGTGGTCTATCGTTCAGATCTGTACGCACACTGGTGGATGAAAGCCAAATTACCGATAACCGTGGTCACCGACTCAG ATGGCCTTGAGCGACAGCAATAA